From Paraburkholderia sabiae, a single genomic window includes:
- a CDS encoding heterodisulfide reductase-related iron-sulfur binding cluster — MPHKEGSLEAPIRHPLDWKSDAFYDQDAIDQELTRVFDICAGCRRCVSLCGAFPTLFDLVDETDTGEAHEVDKTKFGAVVDQCYLCDLCYMTKCPYVPPHQWNVDFPHLMLRAKAAAYKRGEVQMRDKFLSNTDALGTFAGIPIVTQTVNAVNHTGVARDLMEKALGVDKKAWLPDFAARKFRSAAKKSPQAQAKDGERTPGKVAIYATCYVNFNEPGIGHDLLAVLAHNDIPYELVASEACCGMPLLEQGNLDGVAAKKGKNMPVLARYARDGYAIIGAIPSCVLMYKHELPLMFPDDADVRAVSEAFWDPFEYFVARHRDGLLKTDFNTPLGKVSYHVPCHARVQNIGRKTSETFALVPDTQVTVVERCSGHAGTFGVKKEFHAMAMKIGTPVFKAMAQPQPDYISSDCQLAGHHIEQGFDENNLPKTQLAHPLTLLRKAYGL, encoded by the coding sequence ATGCCTCACAAGGAAGGCAGTCTCGAGGCGCCGATTCGTCATCCGCTCGACTGGAAATCGGATGCCTTCTACGATCAGGATGCGATCGATCAGGAGTTGACACGCGTATTCGACATCTGCGCCGGATGCAGGCGGTGCGTGTCGTTGTGCGGCGCATTCCCGACGCTTTTCGATCTCGTCGACGAAACCGACACAGGCGAGGCGCATGAAGTCGACAAGACGAAGTTCGGCGCCGTGGTCGATCAATGCTATCTGTGCGACCTGTGCTACATGACGAAGTGTCCATACGTGCCGCCGCATCAGTGGAACGTGGATTTTCCGCATCTGATGCTGCGCGCCAAAGCTGCCGCGTACAAGCGCGGCGAAGTCCAGATGCGCGACAAATTCCTGTCGAACACCGACGCACTCGGCACCTTCGCGGGCATTCCCATCGTCACGCAGACGGTCAACGCGGTGAATCACACAGGCGTGGCGCGCGACCTCATGGAAAAGGCGCTCGGCGTCGACAAAAAAGCGTGGCTGCCCGATTTCGCCGCGCGCAAGTTTCGCAGTGCCGCGAAGAAGTCGCCGCAAGCACAGGCGAAGGACGGCGAGCGCACGCCCGGTAAGGTCGCGATCTACGCAACGTGCTACGTGAATTTCAACGAGCCGGGCATCGGCCACGATCTGCTGGCCGTGCTCGCACACAACGACATTCCGTACGAACTCGTCGCAAGCGAAGCATGCTGCGGCATGCCGTTGCTGGAGCAGGGCAATCTTGACGGCGTCGCGGCGAAGAAAGGGAAGAACATGCCGGTACTCGCGCGTTATGCACGCGACGGCTACGCGATCATCGGCGCGATTCCGAGTTGCGTGCTGATGTACAAGCACGAACTGCCGCTGATGTTTCCCGACGATGCCGACGTGCGCGCCGTCAGCGAAGCATTCTGGGATCCGTTCGAATACTTCGTCGCGCGTCATCGCGATGGCCTGCTGAAGACCGACTTCAACACGCCGCTCGGCAAGGTGTCGTATCACGTGCCGTGTCATGCGCGCGTGCAGAACATCGGACGCAAGACGTCCGAGACTTTCGCGCTCGTGCCCGATACGCAGGTGACCGTGGTCGAGCGCTGTTCGGGACACGCGGGCACATTCGGCGTGAAGAAGGAGTTTCACGCAATGGCGATGAAGATCGGCACGCCCGTCTTCAAGGCGATGGCGCAGCCGCAGCCCGATTACATCTCGTCGGATTGCCAGCTTGCGGGGCATCATATCGAACAGGGTTTCGACGAAAACAACCTGCCGAAAACACAGCTCGCGCATCCGCTGACGCTGCTGCGCAAGGCATACGGCCTTTGA
- a CDS encoding rubrerythrin family protein, producing the protein MSQLKGSKTEENLKAAFAGESQANRRYLYFAAKADVEGQNDVAALFRSTAEGETGHAHGHLEYLEVVGDPATGLPFGSSRQNLQAAIAGETHEYTDMYPGMAKTARDEGFDEIANWFETLAKAERSHANRYTKALEALVD; encoded by the coding sequence ATGTCGCAACTCAAGGGTTCGAAGACGGAGGAGAATCTGAAGGCCGCATTTGCGGGCGAATCGCAGGCCAATCGCCGTTATCTGTATTTCGCGGCAAAGGCCGATGTCGAGGGACAGAACGACGTCGCAGCGCTATTCCGCTCGACAGCGGAAGGCGAAACGGGCCACGCACACGGCCACCTCGAATATCTGGAAGTCGTGGGCGATCCGGCAACGGGTTTGCCGTTCGGTTCGTCGCGTCAGAACCTGCAGGCGGCGATCGCGGGCGAGACGCACGAATACACCGACATGTATCCCGGCATGGCCAAGACGGCGCGCGATGAAGGCTTCGACGAAATCGCGAACTGGTTCGAAACGCTGGCGAAGGCGGAACGCAGCCACGCGAATCGCTATACGAAGGCGCTGGAAGCACTGGTCGATTGA
- a CDS encoding DUF3564 domain-containing protein — MRLTILINGSDPTVNHDYAVLWLDTDERRWSREAHDGIDLPPWGELHDEDGVTKLCAPSADAPLCTLNGLHVDPRQRVSSVQGSAAWSSDRTRTPMSGYWRLQAVDRLPVNAEHSVFGR, encoded by the coding sequence ATGCGGCTGACGATACTGATCAACGGTTCGGACCCCACCGTCAATCACGACTATGCGGTGCTATGGCTCGATACAGACGAACGTCGCTGGTCGAGAGAAGCACACGATGGGATCGACCTGCCCCCATGGGGCGAACTTCATGACGAGGACGGCGTCACCAAGCTCTGCGCGCCGAGCGCAGACGCACCCTTATGCACGTTGAATGGCCTGCACGTCGACCCGCGACAGCGGGTCAGTTCGGTACAAGGCAGCGCGGCGTGGTCGTCGGACCGCACGCGCACGCCGATGAGCGGTTATTGGCGCCTGCAGGCCGTCGACCGCTTGCCTGTCAACGCTGAACACAGCGTGTTCGGCCGCTGA